One region of Primulina tabacum isolate GXHZ01 chromosome 1, ASM2559414v2, whole genome shotgun sequence genomic DNA includes:
- the LOC142554668 gene encoding uncharacterized protein LOC142554668: MSDRKLVVLGVPWDVDTEGLREYMSKFGDLEDCIVMKERSTGRSRGFGYVTFAAIEDANAALTSEHFLGNRVLEVKIATPKEEMRAPSKKVTRIFVARILPSVTEAAFRSHFEKYGDITDLYMPKDPNTKGHRGIGFITFSIADAVDDLMADTHELGGSTVVVDRATPKEDDVRPVSRMPQGGGGGGGGRGGGRGGGYGAYNAYISAATRYAALGAPTLYDHHPGPFYGRGEPPRGMGKKVFVGRLPQEASAEDLRQYFGRFGRILDVYVPKDPKRTGHRGFGFVTFADDGVADRVARRSHEICGHQVAIDSATPIDDPSPSSNFMVSNPPEPYGYGGPGYGGHMRSSYGRMYGSLDFDDWGYGAGGSMGGGRPSRPDYRYRPY; the protein is encoded by the exons ATGTCTGATCGGAAGCTTGTC GTTTTGGGAGTTCCCTGGGATGTGGATACTGAAGGGTTGAGAGAATACATGAGCAAGTTTGGGGATTTAGAAGATTGTATCGTGATGAAG GAGCGGTCCACAGGCCGTTCGCGCGGCTTTGGATATGTAACATTTGCTGCTATTGAGGATGCCAAT GCTGCATTAACTAGCGAGCACTTCCTTGGCAATAGGGTTCTGGAAGTCAAAATAGCCACACCTAAG GAGGAGATGAGAGCACCATCAAAGAAAGTGACCAGGATTTTTGTGGCGAGGATACTACCATCTGTGACTGAAGCTGCATTTAGAAG CCATTTCGAAAAGTACGGTGACATAACAGATTTATACATGCCAAAG GATCCAAATACCAAAGGTCATCGTGGAATTGGATTCATCACCTTTTCAATTGCTG ATGCAGTGGATGATCTGATGGCTGACACACACGAATTGGGAGGATCAACTGTAGTTGTGGACAGGGCAACTCCAAAG GAGGATGATGTTAGACCTGTTAGCAGAATGCCTCAGGGTGGGGGTGGGGGTGGGGGTGGAAGAGGCGGAGGAAGAGGAGGAGGATATGGAGCTTATAATGCTTACATTAGTGCTGCTACTAGATATGCTGCGCTTGGTGCTCCAACCTTGTATGATCATCATCCTGGTCCTTTTTATGGAA GAGGGGAGCCACCTCGTGGGATGGGCAAAAAGGTTTTTGTTGGCAGGCTTCCTCAGGAGGCAAGTGCAGAAGATCTTCGTCAGTATTTTGGCAGATTTGGTCGTATTTTAGATGTTTATGTTCCAAAG GACCCCAAGAGGACTGGTCATCGAGGATTTGGTTTTGTCACTTTTGCTGATGATGGTGTTGCAGACCGCGTAGCTAGAAGATCTCATGAAATATGTGGGCACCAG GTTGCAATTGATTCTGCTACACCAATTGATGATCCTAGCCCCAGTAGTAATTTCATGGTGAGTAATCCTCCCGAGCCATATGGCTATGGTGGACCAGGGTATGGTGGACATATGCGTAGCAGTTATGGCAGAATGTATGGCAGCCTGGATTTCGACGAT TGGGGTTATGGAGCGGGTGGCAGTATGGGTGGTGGTAGACCATCACGCCCAGATTACAGGTACAGGCCTTATTAG